The following are from one region of the Ochotona princeps isolate mOchPri1 chromosome 4, mOchPri1.hap1, whole genome shotgun sequence genome:
- the APOA5 gene encoding apolipoprotein A-V produces the protein MASTAAVLTWALALFSALPGTQAGKGFWDYFSQSSRDKGREEQSQQQKLAWESASLKGNLEQDLSNLNTFLKKLEPLSAQVQESPRLPLDPEGVRQQLQEELEEVKARLEPYMAEVHELVGSNLEGLRRQLKPYTLELMEQVALHAQELQEQLRVVGEDAKAQLLEGVDGLWRGLQGHVVHHTGRVKALFHPYAERLLSGIGRHVQELHRSVAPHAAASPARLSRCVQALSHKLTLKAKALHARIQQNLDQLRDELSAFVGAEGAEEGPGPDPQLLSEEVRQRLQAFRQDTFLQIADFTQAIDQETEEVQQQLAPPPPGHSAFAPELRQMDNGKALSKLQARLDDLWEDITHSLQDQGHGHLGAP, from the exons ATGGCTAGCACGGCAGCAGTGCTCACCTGGGCTCTGGCCCTCTTCTCAG CGCTTCCAGGCACCCAGGCCGGGAAAGGCTTCTGGGACTACTTCAgccagagcagccgggacaaaggcagggaggagcagagccagcagcagaagctggcatggGAGTCCGC GAGCCTGAAAGGCAACCTTGAGCAAGATCTCAGCAACCTGAACACGTTCCTGAAAAAGCTGGAGCCTCTGAGTGCACAGGTGCAGGAGTCCCCTCGGCTGCCACTCGATCCGGAAGGCGTTCGGCAGCAGCTGCAAGAAGAGTTGGAGGAGGTGAAGGCACGCCTGGAGCCCTATATGGCGGAGGTGCACGAGCTGGTGGGCTCAAACTTAGAGGGGCTGCGGCGGCAGCTGAAGCCCTATACGCTGGAGCTCATGGAACAGGTGGCTCTGCACGCTCAAGAGCTGCAGGAGCAGTTGCGTGTGGTGGGAGAGGACGCCAAGGCCCAGCTGCTGGAGGGTGTGGACGGCCTATGGCGGGGACTACAGGGCCATGTGGTGCACCACACCGGCCGTGTCAAAGCCCTCTTCCACCCTTATGCCGAACGCTTGCTGAGCGGCATTGGGCGCCACGTGCAGGAGCTGCACCGCAGTGTAGCCCCCCATGCCGCCGCCAGCCCCGCGCGCCTCAGCCGCTGTGTACAGGCTCTCTCGCACAAGCTCACGCTCAAGGCCAAGGCCTTGCACGCACGCATTCAGCAGAACCTGGACCAGCTGCGCGATGAACTCAGCGCCTTTGTGGGTGCGGAAGGGGCCGAGGAGGGGCCCGGACCAGACCCCCAGCTTCTCTCTGAGGAGGTGCGCCAGCGACTGCAGGCTTTCCGTCAGGACACTTTCCTGCAGATCGCTGATTTCACTCAGGCCATCGACCAGGAGACGGAGGAAGTTCAGCAGCAGCTGGCGCCGCCCCCTCCAGGCCACAGTGCTTTCGCCCCTGAGTTGCGACAGATGGACAATGGCAAGGCCCTGAGCAAGCTACAGGCACGTCTGGATGACCTGTGGGAAGACATTACCCACAGCCTCCAAGATCAAGGCCACGGTCACTTGGGAGCGCCCTGA
- the ZPR1 gene encoding zinc finger protein ZPR1, producing the protein MSAGGAVEPGPPGAAAASGQLFRPISAEDEEQQPTEIESLCMNCYRNGTTRLLLTKIPFFREVIVSSFDCEHCGWSNTEIQSAGRIQDQGVRYALTVTSLEDMNREVVKTDSATTRIPELDFEIPAFSQKGALTTVEGLINRAISGLEQDQPTRKANEDAIAERIDEFIVKLKELKQVDSPFTLIIDDPSGNSFVENPHAPQKDDALVITHYNRTLQQEQMLGLQAEAPAERPEEEDLRNEVLQFNTNCPECNAPAQTNMKLVQIPHFKEVIIMATNCESCGHRTNEVKSGGAVEPLGTRITLRITDPSDMTRDLLKSETCSVEIPELEFELGMAVLGGKFTTLEGLLKDIWELVTKNPFTLGDSSNPGQAEKLQEFSRKLDQIMEGHMQAHFIMNDPAGNSYLQNVYAPEEDPEMKVERYERTFDQNEELGLNDMKTEGYEADLAPQR; encoded by the exons ATGTCGGCCGGCGGGGCGGTGGAGCCGGGGCCCCCGGGGGCCGCTGCCGCCTCCGGGCAGCTGTTCCGGCCCATCAGCGCCGAGGACGAGGAGCAGCAGCCCACCGAGATCGAGTCTTTGTGCATGAACTGTTACCGCAAC GGCACGACGCGCCTCCTGCTCACCAAGATCCCTTTCTTCCGTGAAGTCATCGTGAGCTCCTTCGACTGCGAGCACTGTGGCTGGAGCAACACGGAGATCCAGTCGGCGGGCCGGATCCAGGACCAGGGCGTGCGTTATGCCTTGACCGTGACATCTCTAGAG gacatgaaccgagaAGTGGTGAAGACCGACTCTGCCaccaccaggatccctgagctgGATTTTGAAATTCCTGCCTTCAGCCAGAAGGGAG CTCTGACCACTGTTGAAGGATTGATCAACCGGGCTATCTCTGGCCTCGAGCAGGACCAACCTACGCGAAAG GCCAATGAAGATGCCATAGCTGAAAGAATCGATGAGTTCATTGTCAAGCTGAAAGAGTTAAAGCAAGTGGACTCGCCTTTCACTCTA ATCATTGATGACCCTTCAGGGAACAGCTTTGTGGAGAACCCACATGCTCCCCAGAAAGATGATGCCCTGGTGATCACACACTACAACCGCACCCTACAGCAGGAACAGATGCTGGGCCTGCAG GCAGAAGCACCAGCAGAGAGGCCGGAAGAGGAAGATCTCAGAAACGAA GTACTGCAGTTCAACACCAATTGCCCTGAGTGCAATGCCCCAGCTCAGACCAACATGAAGCTAGTAC AAATCCCCCACTTTAAGGAAGTCATCATCATGGCCACCAATTGCGAGAGCTGTGGGCATCGGACCAATGAG GTGAAATCTGGAGGCGCAGTAGAGCCACTGGGCACCAGGATCACCCTCCGCATCACAGATCCCTCGGATATGACCAGAGACCTCCTCAAG TCCGAGACATGTAGTGTGGAAATCCCGGAACTAGAGTTTGAACTGGGAATGGCTGTCCTAGGGGGCAAGTTCACCACACTGGAGGGGCTGCTGAAAGACATCTGGGAACTG GTAACCAAGAACCCCTTTACTCTGGGCGACAGTTCCAACCCTGGCCAGGCAGAGAAGCTGCAGGAGTTCAGCCGGAAACTGGACCAG aTCATGGAAGGTCACATGCAGGCCCACTTCATTATGAATGATCCGGCAGGAAACAGTTACTTGCAG AACGTGTATGCACCTGAAGAGGATCCTGAGATGAAGGTGGAGCGTTATGAACGCACCTTTGACCAAAACGAGGAGTTGGGACTCAATGACATGAAAACAGAGGGCTATGAAGCAGATCTGGCCCCACAGCGGTAG